In Colletotrichum lupini chromosome 6, complete sequence, a single window of DNA contains:
- a CDS encoding glycoside hydrolase family 79 protein, with protein MAPSQSRILVGCGLISAALAADNVLSLTLSESVPSNVSAAIDPSFAGFGIELDHLFYFMGDETPNDLTLNLLDNLANFTGRPPHMRLGGNTQDYLVYNDSQDEWLIKPNPRPTAPGNVPADNFIVGPRFMEIANRLPKGTPITWGLNLGYAESDYLERLTTMASQIIDRCTNLNIMSFEFGNEPDLYGDNGFRKKATWSGTEYTKEWRERANAVWEEVLEPRGLHSDFFEASASTAWVAGTGFEIKDLVENGIDDKANNSDVGFVTSWNQHNYYYFVGSFPYPLTLDYMLRFETTKAQFDSAIEAQITQAEKTTHPFALREMSVVGPLGVEGLSNTFAAALWTLNFLLYATTINISSVQFHMTYDSNASAWQPTAMFGRDRFVRPLYYGMAAFAQTIGRSCTARVAQAEITDYPSGYNDYIKAWSVYQGDSLASLVLLNGKVANVSDANKGSITVDVTLPSSLAGETLHLAYLTGDGADATSGTTWNGLSFEQGNDGKLSQVSSDEITVKVGSDGKASIPVRDTEAVVANVGAKVGSAEPDSTACGGLATSSQGVGTATTSTPGSSSGGSSNSSSGKSNDDSGAAALGSGTNIYNCIAWSLVLTTGIFFV; from the coding sequence ATGGCGCCGTCACAGAGTCGCATTCTCGTCGGCTGCGGCCTCATATCTGCCGCTCTCGCTGCTGACAACGTCTTGTCATTAACGCTCTCCGAATCAGTCCCCAGCAATGTCTCGGCAGCAATCGACCCATCATTCGCCGGCTTCGGCATCGAGCTCGACCACCTCTTTTACTTCATGGGCGACGAAACACCAAACGACCTAACCCTTAATCTCCTCGATAACCTAGCGAACTTCACCGGTCGTCCACCTCACATGCGATTGGGAGGAAACACTCAAGACTACCTCGTCTACAACGACTCACAAGATGAATGGCTTATCAAGCCAAATCCCCGCCCTACCGCGCCGGGGAATGTCCCTGCAGATAACTTCATTGTCGGCCCCCGCTTTATGGAGATCGCAAACCGTCTGCCCAAGGGCACGCCCATTACATGGGGTCTCAACCTGGGCTACGCAGAGTCCGACTATCTCGAGAGGCTTACAACTATGGCGTCTCAGATTATCGACCGGTGCACCAACCTCAACATCATGTCCTTCGAATTTGGCAACGAGCCAGACCTTTATGGCGACAACGGTTTCCGCAAGAAGGCGACTTGGtccggtacggagtacacgaAGGAATGGCGGGAGCGTGCCAATGCTGTATGGGAAGAAGTCCTCGAACCTCGCGGACTGCACAGTGACTTCTTCGAGGCGTCTGCTTCGACCGCCTGGGTAGCTGGCACGGGCTTCGAGATCAAGGATCTTGTCGAGAACGGCATTGACGATAAGGCTAATAACTCTGATGTTGGCTTCGTCACGAGTTGGAACCAGCAcaactactactacttcgtCGGGTCTTTCCCGTATCCCTTGACTCTCGATTACATGCTGCGTTTTGAAACGACAAAGGCGCAATTCGACTCGGCGATTGAGGCTCAAATCACACAAGCCGAAAAGACTACGCATCCTTTTGCGCTGCGAGAAATGTCCGTCGTCGGACCACTCGGTGTAGAGGGACTCAGCAACACATTCGCCGCCGCTTTATGGACTCTCAACTTCCTCCTCTACGCCACAACGATCAACATCTCGTCTGTTCAGTTCCACATGACGTATGATAGTAATGCCAGCGCCTGGCAACCGACAGCCATGTTCGGACGCGACCGCTTTGTCCGGCCGCTCTACTACGGCATGGCCGCCTTTGCCCAGACTATTGGCCGCTCCTGCACCGCTCGCGTTGCCCAGGCTGAGATTACGGACTATCCCTCAGGCTACAATGACTACATCAAAGCCTGGTCGGTGTACCAAGGCGACTCGCTTGCCTCCCTCGTCCTGCTTAACGGCAAGGTTGCCAACGTCTCTGACGCCAATAAGGGCAGCATCACCGTCGACGTTACCCTGCCCTCTTCCCTCGCCGGTGAGACGCTCCACCTGGCGTATCTGACCGGCGACGGAGCTGACGCGACGAGCGGGACAACGTGGAATGGCCTCAGCTTCGAGCAGGGCAACGACGGAAAGCTTAGCCAGGTGTCTAGCGACGAGATCACCGTCAAGGTTGGTAGCGACGGTAAAGCAAGCATCCCCGTCCGCGATACGGAGGCCGTGGTCGCCAACGTGGGCGCCAAGGTAGGTAGCGCAGAGCCCGATAGTACTGCGTGTGGCGGGCTCGCGACTTCGTCTCAGGGGGTTGGTACGGCGACTACTTCCACCCCTGGGTCGTCGTCGGGTGGCTCGAGCAATTCGTCTTCAGGCAAGAGCAATGATGATTCGGGCGCGGCGGCCTTAGGTTCTGGCACGAACATTTACAACTGCATAGCGTGGAGTTTGGTGCTTACCACGGGAATTTTCTTCGTATAA
- a CDS encoding PAP2 superfamily protein — protein MRQRNRMQRVHDDHDPLPEFTSDTLRSVKASWDFFIAWLKITWFDIFVMSAIGGAALGIYNAPLAATRNFPITFNGSGDIVYPQWAYPDRGWIIDTWLSALLSAAIPIAAILLAQFRVRNIWDVNNGIIGLIFSISLATLIQVIVKQLIGGFRPYFLAVCMPDVTRAASNNATGLNAVGFQQIMYSVDVCTQPDRDKLKNAMTSFPSGHSTAAFAGYVYLFLYLNAKLKVWADYRPALWKIALTFAPLLGALLIACSLTIDQAHNWYDIVAGSTIGTTVAFGSYRGCYAAIWDWRFNHIPLQRRDQFIYSPGDGTEYRNDVFTRSGGWGAIRENAAEKSPPRRRSSAYYADQQTAYHGASDRDALPSQLPRTRYKQRRGQPRGDEAV, from the exons ATGCGTCAGCGCAATCGTATGCAACGTGTTCATGACGATCATGATCCCTTGCCTGAGTTCACTAGCGACACCCTCCGTTCGGTAAAGGCTTCGTGGGACTTCTTCATAGCATGGCTGAAAATCACCTGGTTTGACATATTTGTCATGTCGGCAATAGGTGGCGCTGCTTTGGGA ATTTACAATGCGCCTCTAGCCGCGACGCGCAACTTTCCCATCACCTTCAACGGCTCTGGAGACATCGTATACCCTCAGTGGGCATATCCTGATCGCGGCTGGATCATCGATACCTGGCTGTCTGCATTGCTGTCCGCCGCCATACCAATCGCCGCCATTCTTCTCGCCCAGTTCCGCGTGAGAAACATCTGGGACGTGAACAACGGCATCATTGGCCTGATATTCTCCATCTCGCTCGCAACGCTAATTCAAGTCATCGTCAAACAGCTCATTGGCGGATTCCGACCCTATTTTCTGGCTGTCTGTATGCCCGACGTCACGCGAGCAGCTAGCAATAACGCAACGGGACTCAATGCTGTTGGCTTCCAGCAAATCATGTACTCAGTCGATGTTTGCACGCAACCAGACCGCGACAAACTGAAGAATGCGATGACATCCTTCCCCTCTGGCCATTCAACGGCCGCGTTCGCAGGCTACGTCTACCTATTTTTGTATCTGAACGCTAAACTCAAGGTCTGGGCAGACTACCGCCCGGCTCTTTGGAAGATTGCATTGACTTTTGCGCCACTTCTGGGCGCCCTACTTATCGCGTGTTCTCTCACCATAGATCAGGCTCATAATTGGTATGATATCGTTGCTGGAAGCACAATCGGAACTACTGTAGCGTTTGGGTCCTATCGCGGATGCTATGCTGCTATTTGGGATTGGCGGTTCAACCACATTCCTCTGCAAAGGCGCGATCAGTTTATCTATTCCCCGGGAGACGGCACGGAATACAGGAATGATGTGTTCACGAGATCCGGTGGCTGGGGAGCAATACGGGAAAACGCAGCAGAGAAGAGTCCGCCCAGGAGGAGAAGCAGTGCCTACTACGCTGATCAACAGACTGCGTATCACGGAGCTTCGGATAGGGATGCCTTGCCATCACAGCTACCGAGAACACGCTATAAACAGCGGAGGGGCCAGCCTCGGGGTGATGAAGCCGTTTGA
- a CDS encoding cutinase: MLSPKAAALFNFALLASAAPGKRQSTGTGSCTDLHIFLARGWNEGYPGRQQLVIDATCNGLSSCDYEDILFDASNPSGYPAAVEEGRVSGVAQVKAYSEKCPSSKVVLSGYSEGANVVGDILADSGLAATATPGSQVCAALLFGDPTHIANQSYNVEAGSSFSGQMARSSSSLSNLNNFSGVLRSWCNGEDIVCAYGEGRTMGEDAHTNYFQLYTNDAAAYIKEKCVPSGTTPPTATTTSSLPAPTSTGSFCVSGKVKTGLSENYTGLCEFSCSNGYCPDEVCECSAYGEQTTSPGGDGRDGCPATGLDESYKGLCSFSCSHGYCPTATLGCGTRCRDVMLCRIDRATGTSDDSAALRQIGLAAAKRREVMMTVPSARGARDSICKDHGPAAKAWVFIEWTTG; the protein is encoded by the exons ATGTTGTCCCCGAAAGCCGCCGCCCTCTTCAACTTTGCCCTCCTGGCTTCTGCCGCCCCAGGAAAGCGCCAGTCCACCGGCACAGGATCTTGCACCGATCTGCACATCTTCCTCGCCCGCGGATGGAACGAGGGCTACCCGGGCAGACAGCAGCTCGTTATTGACGCCACCTGCAATGGCCTCTCCAGCTGCGACTATGAAGATATCTTATTCGATGCGTCCAACCCCTCTGGGTACCCTGCCGCTGTTGAGGAGGGTCGTGTTTCTGGAGTCGCCCAAGTCAAGGCATATAGCGAGAAATGCCCTAGCTCCAAAGTCGTTCTGAGTGGTTACAGCGAAGGTGCCAATGTTGTTGGAGATATCCTCGCTGATTCTGGGTTGGCTGCCACCGCCACTCCCGGATCCCAGG TCTGCGCCGCCCTCCTCTTCGGCGACCCGACTCACATCGCCAACCAAAGCTACAACGTCGAGGCCGGCTCCAGCTTCAGTGGTCAGATGGCCCGCTCGAGCTCTTCCCTGAGCAACCTCAACAACTTCTCCGGCGTCCTGCGCTCCTGGTGCAACGGGGAGGACATTGTCTGCGCCTACGGCGAGGGCCGAACGATGGGCGAGGATGCCCACACCAACTACTTCCAGCTCTACACCAACGACGCAGCCGCCTACATCAAGGAGAAGTGCGTGCCCTCAGGAACGACCCCTCCCACGGCGACCACCACCTCCAGCCTTCCCGCACCCACCTCCACTGGATCCTTCTGCGTCTCTGGCAAGGTCAAGACAGGTCTGTCCGAGAACTACACCGGTCTCTGCGAGTTCTCTTGCTCCAACGGATACTGCCCTGATGAGGTGTGCGAGTGCTCTGCGTACGGCGAGCAGACGACCAGCCCTGGCGGAGACGGTCGTGATGGATGCCCTGCTACTGGCTTGGACGAAAGCTACAAGGGGCTTTGCAGCTTCAGCTGCAGCCATGGATACTGCCCGACTG CCACGCTCGGGTGCGGGACCCGATGCCGTGATGTGATGCTTTGCCGGATTGACCGCGCTACCGGCACTTCCGACGATTCGGCCGCTCTTCGCCAGATTGGGCTTGCTGCAGCCAAACGAAGAGAAGTCATGATGACAGTTCCGAGTGCACGGGGCGCCCGGGACTCGATCTGCAAGGACCACGGCCCGGCTGCCAAGGCATGGGTGTTCATTGAGTGGACCACGGGCTGA
- a CDS encoding polysaccharide lyase family 3, producing MRTEAIKFLAALAVVLPTVSACVGKDALPTATETISNTEPIEVAAGESYDGKLARFDRGSGACKAQTEGGQKDTVFLLRKGATLKNAIIGKDQMEGVYCIGGGCTIENVWFEDVCEDAISIKEDEASTETRIIGGGAYNAADKVVQHNGCGSVSISNFYASDYGKVYRACGTCDACKRTVTIEGVSAYGGGEVAGINEETGDEATLVNVCTDAKTPCQLYNGPGEKSGSC from the exons ATGCGCACCGAAGCAATCAAGTTCCTCGCGGCTTTGGCAGTCGTCTTGCCCACAGTCTCTGCCTGCGTGGGCAAGGACGCTCTCCCTACCGCGACAGAGACAATCAGCAATACTGAGCCTATCGAGGTGGCCGCTGGCGAGTCATACGATGGAAAGCTGGCCCGCTTCGACAGAGGCTCAGGTGCTTGCAAGGCCCAGACTGAAGGTGGTCAGAAGGACACTGTCTTTCTCCTTCGTAAGGGTGCGACTCTGAAGAACGCCATCATCGGAAAGGACCAGATGGAGGGCGTCTATTGCATTGGTGGCGGTTGCACTATCGAGAACGTGTGGTTCGAGGACGTCTGCGAGGATGCCATCTCAAT TAAGGAGGATGAGGCCAGCACCGAGACTCGCATCATTGGCGGCGGTGCGTATAACGCCGCAGATAAGGTGGTTCAACACAACGGCTGCGGAAGTGTCAGC ATTTCGAACTTTTACGCCTCTGACTACGGAAAGGTCTACAGAGCCTGCGGCACG TGCGATGCTTGCAAGCGTACCGTCACCATCGAGGGAGTCTCTGCTTATGGCGGCGGCGAAGTTGCGGGCATCAACGAAGAGACTGGCGATGAAGCGACTCTCGTCAATGTCTGCACTGATGCTAAGACGCCATGCCAACTGTACAACGGCCCCGGCGAAAAGTCTGGCTCTTGTTGA
- a CDS encoding archaeal flagellin N-terminal-like domain-containing protein yields the protein MAGVAKEAVVPIEAVLLGMAIVLVFARLWLRLVRQHQKLTISDWILIISLLDASALFATDTMAYNLGGMDEYDTDAPEAPIDKQILLMKVTFAGNYFYDTGIYFPKIALLAFYFKLIPPTMPILRKALYGVSTLTISFAVTTFFLDTFWCGPDVSINWDIEGNCSTYDSKDVFRIDWAMNFVTDVLIFAIPFPLLFGLQLSGRYIIGLAATFSTGIITIGASIGRFATVEAINAWTNVYVLSMTEIAAAIIVVSLPALKSLLHRRGLATSKYGTGQTGSVGRAFDKQPTNFSRSHIKLSSGREPYVATARAVSEQESGSEVELNNLEGSNVIYKSARVSVTYQRREDVSRDSSRPVFGYLLELSDEMAYFIDGKDCMISEWILLAVSYVFVGLRIYARLFRLREKLAWSDILLVLSAINALALIICDTLTFQLGVMDHWESSVTLSKISFASNYFYDVGMGFPKMSMLAFYWAYFPSTTSPAMRKALWGITAFVCLSYMAILWDDTFFCGKDVSVQWSQEDGACSVFYAPEPFILNFTLNLTCYLCVYVLPLTLLIQGVLERSTGLTLTFALGTLTIMTTIVRFITLKVGTGQENLVYPLSILEMTLAITVVALPGLKPFLDRQSTKSSVETVQVDHESKNFSS from the exons CCTATCGAGGCCGTTCTCCTGGGAATGGCCATTGTCCTTGTCTTCGCACGCTTATGGCTTCGTCTGGTGCGACAGCATCAGAAGCTGACTATAAGCGAttggattcttataatttcATTGCTTGATGCTTCCGCGCTGTTCGCGACCGATACTATGGCGTACAACCTCGGCGGAATGGACGAATACGATACCGACGCCCCCGAGGCTCCCATTGACAAGCAGATCTTGTTGATGAAAGTCACATTTGCCGGAAACTACTTTTACGACACTGGAATATACTTCCCTAAAATTGCGTTGCTCGCCTTCTACTTCAAGCTGATTCCGCCGACAATGCCGATTCTTCGGAAGGCGCTCTACGGCGTGAGCACCCTGACGATTTCTTTCGCAGTGACAACTTTCTTTCTGGATACATTCTGGTGTGGTCCTGACGTCTCTATCAACTGGGATATAGAGGGAAACTGCAGTACTTATGACTCGAAAGATGTTTTCCGGATCGATTGGGCCATGAACTTTGTGACAGATGTGTTAA TTTTCGCCATTCCATTCCCGCTACTCTTCGGCCTACAACTCAGCGGCAGATACATCATTGGACTCGCCGCCACATTTTCGACGGGCATCATTACGATAGGGGCCAGCATTGGAAGATTCGCTACTGTGGAAGCCATCAACGCATGGACGAACGTCT ATGTGCTCTCAATGACCGAAATCGCCGCTGCAATCATTGTCGTGTCTCTTCCTGCCTTGAAGTCACTTCTTCATCGCCGAGGGCTGGCTACCTCAAAGTATGGGACCGGGCAGACAGGGTCAGTAGGGCGGGCATTTGACAAACAACCAACGAATTTCAGTCGCAGTCACATCAAGCTGTCCTCGGGAAGGGAGCCGTATGTGGCAACAGCGAGAGCAGTTTCTGAGCAGGAGTCAGGGAGCGAGGTGGAGCTGAACAATCTCGAGGGATCGAATGTGATCTACAAATCCGCTCGAGTGAGCGTGACATATCAACGTCGTGAGGATGTGAGCAGGGATTCGAGTCGCCCGGTGTTCGGTTA TTTACTTGAGCTATCCGACGAAATGGCGTACTTCATAGACGGAAAGGATTGCATG ATATCCGAATGGATTCTACTAGCAGTTTCCTATGTATTCGTCGGTCTCCGGATTTACGCTCGCCTCTTCAGGTTACGAGAGAAGCTGGCCTGGTCTGACATTCTCCTCGTCCTCTCTGCTATCAACGCTCTCGCATTAATCATATGTGACACCCTGACCTTCCAACTCGGCGTCATGGATCACTGGGAGTCTTCCGTCACTCTTTCCAAG ATCTCCTTCGCATCAAACTACTTCTACGATGTCGGAATGGGCTTCCCCAAAATGAGCATGCTGGCATTCTACTGGGCCTACTTTCCCTCAACTACCAGCCCGGCAATGCGCAAGGCACTTTGGGGTATCACTGCTTTCGTCTGCCTTTCGTACATGGCTATACTTTGGGACGACACATTCTTTTGTGGAAAGGACGTTTCGGTGCAGTGGTCACAGGAAGATGGCGCATGCAGTGTCTTTTACGCCCCAGAGCCCTTCATCCTCAACTTCACCCTCAACCTCACCTGCTACCTTTGCG TCTATGTTCTCCCTTTGACTCTGTTGATTCAAGGTGTCCTCGAGAGATCCACTGGCTTGACACTTACTTTTGCTCTTGGTACTTTAACCATCATGACAACCATTGTACGTTTCATTACCCTGAAAGTTGGCACTGGCCAGGAGAATTTGGTTT ATCCTCTGAGCATTCTGGAAATGACTCTTGCGATTACCGTTGTGGCCCTTCCGGGTTTGAAGCCTTTTCTCGACCGCCAATCTACGAAGTCTTCAGTCGAAACAGTTCAGGTCGATCACGAGAGCAAGAACTTTTCGTCATGA